From a region of the Alphaproteobacteria bacterium genome:
- a CDS encoding WHG domain-containing protein has product MARRYDHTREEIMQMAIESGNEMIAEHGLAVFSARGLAKTIGYTVGTLHNVFGGYDMLVMRINAHTLDELQQYIRNKTLNIADGEDSIRAMAHAYYQFAKNAPLRWRAIFEHSLPENATIPDWYQQKTVDLFIEIEIHMKAVNPKGDARLAAKSLWAGIHGTCALALTGKLDLTSKSSTEQLLEAMLDNFIRGYESRP; this is encoded by the coding sequence ATGGCAAGACGCTACGATCACACGCGTGAAGAAATTATGCAAATGGCAATCGAATCCGGTAACGAGATGATAGCCGAACACGGGCTGGCGGTATTCAGCGCACGTGGCTTGGCAAAGACCATAGGCTACACGGTGGGTACCCTTCATAATGTGTTTGGCGGATACGATATGCTGGTGATGCGGATCAACGCGCACACGTTGGATGAATTACAGCAATACATCCGAAACAAAACCCTAAACATCGCTGATGGCGAGGACAGTATCCGAGCCATGGCTCATGCCTATTATCAATTTGCGAAAAATGCACCACTACGCTGGCGTGCGATTTTTGAGCACAGCCTGCCAGAAAATGCGACCATTCCTGATTGGTATCAGCAAAAAACCGTCGATTTATTCATTGAAATAGAAATACACATGAAAGCCGTTAACCCTAAAGGCGATGCGCGTTTAGCGGCAAAATCCCTGTGGGCAGGCATACACGGCACATGCGCCCTCGCGCTCACGGGCAAACTAGACCTAACAAGCAAAAGCAGCACGGAGCAACTGCTAGAAGCAATGCTGGACAATTTTATACGGGGTTACGAATCTAGGCCATGA
- a CDS encoding phosphatase PAP2/dual specificity phosphatase family protein has product MHISSLKKEAMLWLALLGPLFFGAYGFTNWYSASLPEVNQFYFGWEQNIPVVPWMIVPYMSIDLFFAGALFLCVTRQELHGHVKRVAFAISVSAACFLLYPMQFSFPRPEVDGFYGVLFDVLYGFDQPFNQAPSLHISLLMFLWVVYASHTKGLLNGFIHVWFALIGLSVLFTHQHHFVDIPTAMLVGAFGFYLFPNRQDYGGFPSGFHRKLVLVYGAMAILLLIMAFLAMPYSLLFLWPALALTLVAMAYSGAGTRVFRKWQGGHSISSRVLLAPYRLAAYCSYRMYTRADTPTRKVAENLLMGRMLSNKEAQQLCEDGVVAVVDMAPEFATAKPFRRLACHHARVLDLTPPNIEQLQDAVDFIEVHRAQGVVYVHCALGYSRSAAVVVAWLLKSGAAQTVDEAVEQLRNIHPKLVLNAASLAVLQSYSQGAKDFS; this is encoded by the coding sequence ATGCACATCTCATCTCTCAAAAAAGAAGCGATGCTTTGGCTGGCATTGCTGGGGCCATTGTTCTTTGGCGCCTATGGTTTTACCAACTGGTATAGCGCGAGTTTACCCGAGGTAAATCAATTTTATTTTGGGTGGGAGCAGAATATTCCCGTGGTGCCATGGATGATTGTGCCCTACATGTCCATTGATTTATTCTTTGCTGGCGCGTTGTTTCTTTGTGTTACGCGCCAAGAACTGCACGGGCATGTGAAGAGGGTGGCTTTTGCCATTAGTGTGTCGGCAGCATGCTTCTTACTTTATCCTATGCAATTTTCCTTTCCCCGCCCTGAGGTGGATGGCTTTTATGGTGTGCTATTCGATGTGCTCTATGGTTTCGACCAGCCCTTCAATCAAGCACCTTCTTTGCATATTAGCTTGCTGATGTTTCTGTGGGTGGTTTATGCAAGCCATACTAAAGGGCTGTTAAACGGATTCATCCATGTGTGGTTTGCACTCATTGGCCTGTCGGTTTTATTCACTCATCAGCACCATTTTGTTGATATTCCTACGGCAATGCTTGTCGGTGCGTTTGGGTTCTATCTGTTCCCCAATCGTCAAGATTATGGCGGTTTCCCTTCTGGTTTTCATCGCAAGTTGGTGTTGGTCTATGGTGCTATGGCAATTCTGCTCCTGATTATGGCATTTTTGGCGATGCCTTATAGCCTGTTATTCCTATGGCCTGCACTTGCGCTGACCTTGGTGGCAATGGCTTATTCGGGCGCGGGGACAAGAGTGTTCCGCAAATGGCAGGGTGGACATAGCATCAGCAGTCGCGTGCTGCTCGCGCCGTATCGTTTAGCGGCTTATTGCTCCTATCGCATGTATACTCGCGCAGACACACCCACTCGCAAAGTGGCAGAAAACCTATTGATGGGGCGAATGCTGTCGAACAAAGAAGCGCAGCAACTATGCGAAGACGGTGTGGTGGCTGTGGTAGATATGGCTCCTGAATTTGCGACGGCCAAACCATTCCGCAGGCTCGCCTGTCACCATGCGCGAGTGTTGGATTTGACGCCGCCAAACATCGAGCAATTGCAAGATGCCGTAGATTTCATTGAGGTGCATCGTGCGCAGGGCGTTGTTTATGTGCATTGCGCCCTTGGTTATTCGCGCAGTGCAGCAGTGGTGGTGGCGTGGTTGCTAAAAAGCGGTGCGGCACAAACTGTGGACGAGGCGGTAGAACAGCTTCGTAATATACATCCTAAGCTAGTGTTGAATGCGGCGTCGCTTGCGGTGCTGCAAAGCTATTCCCAAGGGGCAAAAGACTTTTCGTGA
- a CDS encoding bifunctional alpha/beta hydrolase/class I SAM-dependent methyltransferase, which yields MRESVEHYFDGWDGAKLFYRHWPAATKSDKAIVLFHRGHEHSARWQDVIEKLDMPDAHIFAWDARGHGNSPGERGYAESFSALARDADCFVKHVSQQHMFAIEDIVVMAHSVGSVIAATWVHDYAPKIRALVLGSPALRIRLYVPFAIPGLRVLNKLRPKSFISSYVKGKLLTHDQEKAASYDNDPLVTRNIAVNVLLGLHDASSRLLTDAGAITVPTLVLTSGDDWVVRQKMQKEFFNGLSSSKKRMRIFPGFFHDTFNEKDNHLPIAEARQFMIEAFEGSYEPANVTDADKHGYTRLEYDELSSKIFPLCYKNWGYKLMALGMKTVGRLSDSMRLGWKLGFDSGAMLDYVYLNKAQGITPIGKLIDRAHLDSAGWKGIRQRKVHLELALREVIDNMQASQSKVRVLDIATGQGRYVLDVLQDYPNAQALLRDYSPINIEAGNKHVAERGISNVRYEEGNAFDADSVRSASEADVAIVSGLYELFPDNDLLRTSLGALAAVVPQGGYLIYTNQPWHPQMELIARVLTSHRDGEPWIMRRRTQQEMDQLVAQAGFIKEKMAIDDDGIFTVSVARRG from the coding sequence ATGCGAGAATCAGTGGAGCATTATTTTGATGGCTGGGATGGAGCGAAGCTTTTCTATCGCCATTGGCCTGCCGCTACAAAGTCGGATAAGGCGATAGTGCTGTTCCATCGTGGTCATGAACATTCTGCACGTTGGCAGGATGTGATAGAGAAGCTGGATATGCCTGATGCACATATTTTTGCATGGGATGCTCGGGGGCACGGCAATTCGCCAGGAGAGCGCGGTTATGCTGAGAGCTTTTCGGCGCTGGCGCGCGATGCAGATTGCTTTGTGAAGCACGTATCGCAGCAGCACATGTTTGCAATAGAAGATATTGTGGTGATGGCGCATAGCGTGGGTAGTGTGATCGCGGCCACATGGGTGCATGACTATGCCCCAAAAATTCGCGCGCTAGTGCTGGGTAGCCCCGCATTACGTATACGGCTTTATGTTCCTTTCGCAATTCCTGGATTGCGTGTGTTGAATAAGCTACGTCCTAAATCTTTCATTAGCAGTTATGTCAAAGGCAAGCTGCTGACACATGACCAAGAAAAAGCCGCCTCATACGACAATGATCCGCTGGTAACGCGCAATATCGCTGTGAATGTTTTGCTGGGATTGCACGATGCCAGCAGCCGATTGCTTACGGATGCGGGGGCTATCACGGTTCCCACATTGGTGCTGACTTCGGGCGATGATTGGGTGGTGCGACAGAAAATGCAGAAAGAATTCTTCAATGGCCTGTCGAGTTCAAAGAAACGCATGCGTATTTTCCCCGGGTTTTTCCACGATACCTTCAATGAAAAAGACAACCATTTGCCCATCGCTGAAGCGCGGCAGTTTATGATAGAAGCCTTTGAGGGCAGCTATGAGCCTGCGAATGTGACCGATGCCGATAAGCATGGTTATACACGGCTGGAATACGATGAATTGTCATCGAAGATTTTTCCGCTTTGCTACAAGAACTGGGGTTATAAACTGATGGCACTTGGTATGAAAACGGTTGGCCGTCTGAGTGACTCTATGCGCTTGGGCTGGAAGCTGGGTTTCGACTCGGGCGCGATGCTGGACTATGTGTATTTGAACAAGGCGCAAGGCATCACCCCAATTGGAAAGCTGATTGATCGCGCACATTTGGATAGTGCGGGATGGAAAGGCATTCGTCAGCGCAAAGTGCATTTGGAACTGGCCTTGCGCGAGGTAATCGATAATATGCAGGCTTCGCAAAGCAAGGTGCGAGTGCTAGACATAGCCACTGGTCAGGGGCGCTATGTGCTGGATGTGCTGCAAGACTATCCGAACGCACAGGCTCTGTTACGTGACTATAGCCCCATCAATATCGAGGCGGGTAATAAGCACGTTGCGGAACGTGGCATTAGCAACGTGCGATACGAAGAAGGCAACGCATTTGATGCTGATTCGGTGCGCTCGGCGAGCGAGGCAGATGTTGCCATCGTGTCTGGTTTGTATGAATTATTCCCCGATAATGATTTGCTGCGTACTTCGCTAGGCGCCTTGGCCGCTGTGGTGCCGCAGGGTGGCTATCTTATCTATACCAATCAGCCGTGGCACCCTCAAATGGAGCTGATTGCCCGCGTGCTTACCAGTCACCGCGACGGAGAACCTTGGATTATGCGACGTCGCACTCAGCAAGAGATGGACCAGTTAGTGGCACAGGCAGGGTTTATCAAAGAGAAAATGGCAATTGATGATGACGGCATTTTTACTGTATCTGTAGCTCGCAGAGGGTGA
- a CDS encoding 1-acyl-sn-glycerol-3-phosphate acyltransferase — protein sequence MANHNSHLDTMVLMSLYPLHQLPHVRPVAAADYFLKNNVLSWFSQRIIGIIPMKRTAARDVFAGVYEALDKGDIVIFYPEGSRGEPERIAEMKKGIARIADVYPNVPITPVFIHGLGKVLPKDAWLPVPFFCDMFVGEALRNDDGELLSRLKTRMEDLAHEKSFAPWE from the coding sequence GTGGCCAACCACAACAGCCACCTCGATACCATGGTGTTAATGAGCCTTTATCCGTTGCACCAGTTGCCACATGTGCGCCCCGTTGCAGCGGCAGATTACTTTCTCAAAAATAACGTTCTGTCATGGTTCTCACAGCGCATCATCGGCATTATTCCCATGAAGCGCACGGCTGCGCGGGATGTGTTCGCGGGTGTATATGAGGCTTTGGATAAGGGCGATATTGTTATTTTTTACCCTGAAGGCTCGCGCGGTGAACCAGAACGAATTGCTGAGATGAAAAAGGGCATTGCCCGCATAGCTGATGTCTACCCTAACGTGCCAATCACGCCGGTTTTTATTCATGGTTTAGGCAAAGTGCTGCCCAAAGATGCATGGCTTCCCGTGCCGTTTTTCTGCGATATGTTTGTGGGGGAGGCATTGCGAAACGATGACGGAGAGTTACTTTCAAGACTCAAAACACGCATGGAAGACTTGGCTCACGAAAAGTCTTTTGCCCCTTGGGAATAG